One Caulobacter segnis genomic window carries:
- a CDS encoding sensor histidine kinase: protein MARLAETDIREDGEADLRARLIEVETALADEVHKAQTLARVGEAVASSTDIDACVQAVIDGAREISGAAYGAFFYNTADADGDAYTLYRLSGASPEAFKSFPTPRKTEVFAPTFDGTGVVRSDDITRDPRYGRNLPHRGMPHGHLPVRSYLAIPVANRRGEVLGGLFFGHPEPGKFSTRDETLLVGLGAQVAATIESIKLKTGALGELAQRRRAEERLKFALDSGRMGSWDLDVASKTYEASDLCKANYGRRPDETFTFADLIATIHPEDRPRILAAIEAAIRDGADYDVEYRVVHPNGELRWLHARGRAAQTADDGGVRRLAGVSLDITERKRAEERQKLLVNELNHRVKNSLATVQSIAAQTLRSNASPEFFREAFETRLIALSQTHDLLTRESWAGASLREVFDVELNAMAGEDRVGFTYQTDVRLNPKAAVALGMGIHELATNAVKYGALSGPDGRVAVDWSVEDGVLRLTWTESGGPPVTPPARRGFGARLLERGLAAELSGGVELTYDATGLVCQMALPLRALEP from the coding sequence TTGGCCAGGCTGGCTGAGACTGACATTCGCGAGGACGGCGAAGCCGATCTGCGCGCGCGTCTGATCGAGGTCGAGACCGCGCTGGCCGACGAGGTCCACAAGGCCCAGACCCTGGCCCGCGTGGGCGAAGCGGTCGCTTCCAGCACCGACATCGACGCCTGCGTCCAGGCCGTCATCGACGGGGCCCGCGAGATCAGCGGCGCCGCCTACGGGGCCTTCTTCTACAACACAGCCGATGCCGACGGGGACGCCTACACTCTGTATCGCCTGTCGGGCGCGTCGCCCGAGGCGTTCAAGAGCTTCCCGACGCCGCGCAAGACCGAGGTCTTCGCCCCGACCTTCGACGGGACGGGCGTGGTGCGCTCTGACGACATCACCCGCGATCCCCGCTACGGCCGCAACCTGCCGCACCGGGGCATGCCCCACGGCCACCTGCCGGTGCGCAGCTACCTGGCCATTCCGGTCGCCAATCGCCGGGGCGAGGTGCTGGGCGGGCTGTTCTTCGGCCACCCCGAACCCGGCAAGTTCTCGACCCGCGACGAGACCCTGCTGGTGGGCCTGGGCGCCCAGGTCGCCGCCACCATCGAGTCGATCAAGCTGAAAACCGGCGCCCTGGGCGAGCTGGCCCAGCGCCGGCGCGCCGAGGAACGCTTGAAGTTCGCCCTCGACTCCGGCCGCATGGGCTCGTGGGACCTGGACGTGGCCTCCAAGACCTACGAGGCCTCGGACCTGTGCAAGGCCAATTACGGCCGCCGGCCGGACGAGACCTTCACCTTCGCCGACCTGATCGCCACCATCCATCCCGAGGACCGCCCCCGCATCCTGGCGGCGATCGAGGCTGCGATCCGCGACGGGGCCGACTACGACGTCGAATACCGCGTGGTGCACCCGAACGGTGAGCTGCGCTGGCTGCACGCCCGCGGCCGCGCCGCCCAGACCGCCGACGACGGCGGCGTGCGCCGCCTGGCCGGGGTCTCGCTGGACATCACCGAGCGCAAGCGCGCCGAGGAACGCCAGAAGCTGCTGGTCAACGAGCTGAACCACCGGGTGAAGAACAGCCTGGCCACGGTGCAGTCGATCGCCGCCCAGACCCTGCGCTCCAACGCCTCGCCCGAATTCTTCCGCGAGGCCTTCGAGACCCGCCTGATCGCCCTGTCCCAGACCCACGACCTCCTGACCCGCGAAAGCTGGGCCGGCGCCAGTCTGCGCGAGGTGTTCGACGTCGAGTTGAACGCCATGGCCGGCGAGGACCGCGTGGGCTTCACCTACCAGACCGACGTGCGCCTCAACCCGAAGGCCGCCGTGGCCCTGGGCATGGGAATCCACGAACTGGCGACCAACGCGGTCAAGTACGGCGCCCTGTCGGGCCCCGACGGCCGTGTGGCCGTGGACTGGTCCGTCGAGGACGGCGTCCTGCGCCTGACCTGGACCGAAAGCGGCGGTCCGCCCGTCACCCCACCGGCCCGTCGCGGCTTCGGCGCCCGCCTTCTGGAGCGAGGCCTCGCGGCCGAGCTATCCGGCGGGGTCGAGCTGACCTATGATGCGACGGGACTCGTCTGCCAAATGGCGTTGCCCCTGCGCGCGCTGGAGCCCTGA
- a CDS encoding TonB-dependent receptor plug domain-containing protein, with product MALKHKLLLATTMLGGLTVFAPSVTLAQTAPAADNTSVEEIVVTGSRIRRDTFNAPVAMSVISGEQIRDSGNTSIAETLLDVPMINANTNAQNSSSSLYLSGQARADIRGLGASRTLVLMDGRRIVFSDASSPAVDLNLIPSMMVERIETVAGGASAVYGSEAIAGVVNVLMKKKYDGFELDAQFGASQEGDGRERRISFLAGHAFLDGRLNVLAGGEVSHSDPVWQKDRDWALPGIRRNTLATPQTIIPNSRSNTAPTATFQLLGGAVGTARSVTLDYRDPTKVVRLSAPCSTPTVQPTCQDEALIYSGIYNALQGENNRKTFRTYIDYEINDNVKAFLDVSYAKVKGYGYFQPPFSSAVGGGTMPVTLKGDNAYLAGTDATATALRTEWLAAGKALTSTSTAQVGKFWVEFGGRNVITDRDTTRLVAGMEGKFNFLDRNIHWDWYGQYGETGGATTSLNVPNVARVQQATDAVLLNGQIVCRDATARANGCQPWDLIHGGSAAAIAWTNAQSTTDQKVKQTVLSGNLSTDLFNLPAGPVGVAAGLEYRKEQSSFEQDALGASGALFFNAIGARKGKYDVREAYGEIRVPLLKDVILADDLSLEFAGRAADYSTIGHTKQYEMRALWAPVRDVRFRASQGSAVRAPNIVELFSPQSVNFTTAAIDPCDKDAYAGASATQKAARNATCAAAIPGWNPATFVSNIGTGRSSLQLTQGGNPELGPETAKTYQLGVVIQPRWIPRLSVSLDFFKYNISDQVGTIPINTLFQQLCYDSTQAYASNPFCALIVRDPTGTNGGGVVGGVKTVSLTNQNVAKIKVEGWDASAEYGFNTEDLFKRDLGSLAFRVDATWMYRWALQGLPGQAYTQLANNISNATPEWKAQGSVQWSYNKFSAAWTTHYIGSMASTTAFTPTQLDPYYTGDYWSHDVRAKYEIDDKLQIRGGIQNVTNETPPYLPETLTGTGTGSSSYDNRGRYYYVGVTMRY from the coding sequence ATGGCGTTGAAACACAAGCTGCTCCTGGCAACGACGATGCTGGGTGGGCTGACGGTGTTCGCACCCTCCGTGACTCTGGCGCAAACCGCGCCGGCCGCGGACAACACCTCGGTTGAGGAAATCGTGGTCACCGGTTCGCGCATCCGTCGCGACACCTTCAACGCCCCCGTGGCCATGTCGGTGATCAGCGGCGAGCAGATCCGTGACTCGGGCAACACGTCGATCGCCGAGACGCTGCTCGACGTTCCGATGATCAACGCCAACACCAACGCCCAGAACTCGTCCAGCTCGCTGTACCTGTCCGGTCAGGCCCGCGCCGACATCCGCGGCCTGGGCGCCTCGCGCACGCTGGTTCTGATGGACGGTCGCCGCATCGTCTTCTCGGACGCCTCGTCGCCCGCCGTCGACCTGAACCTGATCCCGTCGATGATGGTCGAGCGCATCGAGACCGTCGCGGGCGGCGCTTCGGCCGTCTACGGCTCGGAAGCCATCGCCGGCGTCGTCAACGTGCTGATGAAGAAGAAGTACGACGGCTTCGAACTGGACGCCCAGTTCGGCGCCTCGCAGGAAGGCGACGGCCGTGAGCGCCGCATCTCGTTCCTGGCCGGTCACGCCTTCCTGGACGGCCGCCTGAACGTGCTGGCCGGCGGCGAGGTCTCGCACTCCGACCCCGTCTGGCAAAAGGATCGCGACTGGGCCCTGCCGGGCATCCGCCGCAACACCCTGGCCACGCCGCAGACCATCATCCCCAACAGCCGCTCGAACACCGCCCCGACGGCGACGTTCCAGCTGCTCGGCGGCGCGGTTGGCACGGCTCGCTCGGTCACCCTGGACTACCGCGACCCGACCAAGGTGGTGCGCCTGAGCGCCCCCTGCTCGACCCCGACGGTCCAGCCGACCTGTCAGGACGAAGCGCTGATCTACAGCGGCATCTACAACGCGCTGCAGGGCGAGAACAACCGCAAGACGTTCCGCACCTATATCGACTACGAAATCAACGACAACGTGAAGGCGTTCCTGGACGTCAGCTACGCCAAGGTGAAGGGCTACGGCTACTTCCAGCCGCCGTTCTCGTCGGCCGTTGGCGGCGGCACCATGCCCGTCACCCTGAAGGGCGACAACGCCTACCTGGCCGGCACGGACGCCACGGCGACGGCCCTGCGCACCGAGTGGCTGGCCGCGGGCAAGGCCCTGACCTCGACCTCGACCGCCCAGGTCGGCAAGTTCTGGGTCGAGTTCGGCGGTCGTAACGTGATCACCGACCGCGACACCACCCGTCTGGTCGCCGGCATGGAAGGCAAGTTCAACTTCCTGGACCGCAACATCCACTGGGATTGGTACGGCCAGTACGGCGAAACCGGCGGCGCGACGACCTCGCTGAACGTTCCGAACGTGGCGCGAGTCCAACAAGCCACCGACGCCGTCCTGCTGAACGGCCAGATCGTCTGCCGCGACGCCACCGCGCGCGCCAACGGCTGCCAGCCCTGGGACCTGATCCACGGGGGCTCGGCCGCCGCCATCGCCTGGACCAACGCCCAGTCGACCACCGACCAGAAGGTCAAGCAGACGGTCCTGTCGGGCAACCTGTCGACCGACCTGTTCAACCTGCCGGCCGGTCCGGTCGGCGTGGCCGCCGGCCTCGAGTACCGCAAGGAACAAAGCAGCTTCGAACAGGACGCCCTGGGCGCCTCTGGCGCGCTGTTCTTCAACGCCATCGGCGCCCGCAAGGGTAAGTACGACGTGCGTGAAGCCTATGGCGAAATTCGCGTCCCGCTGCTGAAGGACGTGATCCTGGCCGACGACCTGTCGCTCGAGTTCGCCGGCCGCGCCGCCGACTACTCGACGATCGGTCACACCAAGCAGTACGAGATGCGCGCGCTGTGGGCTCCGGTCCGCGACGTCCGCTTCCGCGCCAGCCAGGGCAGCGCCGTCCGCGCCCCGAATATCGTCGAGCTGTTCTCGCCGCAAAGCGTGAACTTCACGACGGCCGCGATCGACCCCTGCGACAAGGACGCCTACGCCGGCGCCTCGGCCACGCAGAAGGCCGCTCGTAACGCGACCTGCGCCGCCGCCATCCCGGGCTGGAACCCGGCGACCTTCGTGTCGAACATCGGTACGGGCCGCTCGTCGCTGCAACTGACCCAGGGCGGCAACCCGGAACTGGGTCCGGAAACGGCCAAGACCTACCAGCTGGGCGTCGTCATCCAGCCGCGTTGGATCCCGCGCCTGTCGGTCTCGCTGGACTTCTTCAAGTACAACATCTCGGATCAGGTCGGCACGATCCCGATCAACACCCTGTTCCAGCAGCTGTGCTATGACTCGACCCAGGCCTACGCCAGCAACCCGTTCTGCGCTCTGATCGTCCGCGATCCGACCGGCACCAACGGCGGCGGCGTGGTCGGCGGCGTGAAGACGGTCAGCCTGACCAACCAGAACGTGGCCAAGATCAAGGTCGAGGGCTGGGACGCGTCGGCCGAGTACGGCTTCAACACCGAAGACCTGTTCAAGCGCGACCTGGGCTCGCTGGCGTTCCGCGTCGACGCGACCTGGATGTACCGCTGGGCCCTGCAAGGCCTGCCGGGCCAAGCCTACACCCAACTGGCGAACAACATCTCGAACGCCACGCCGGAGTGGAAGGCCCAGGGTTCGGTGCAGTGGAGCTACAACAAGTTCTCCGCGGCCTGGACCACGCACTACATCGGCTCGATGGCCTCGACGACGGCCTTCACGCCGACCCAGCTGGACCCGTACTACACGGGCGACTACTGGAGCCACGACGTGCGCGCCAAGTACGAGATCGACGACAAGCTGCAAATCCGCGGCGGCATCCAGAATGTCACCAACGAGACGCCGCCCTACCTGCCGGAAACCCTGACGGGCACGGGCACGGGTTCGTCGAGCTACGACAACCGCGGCCGCTACTACTATGTCGGCGTGACGATGCGTTACTAG
- a CDS encoding DUF308 domain-containing protein, producing the protein MAHAPVHSDDANALKRYYFLRAGVSVAWILAAVAVGAGNPLAAGVLLVAYPAWDALANALDARSNGGFRANPPQTFNVAVSLLVAGAVLLALLTEPGRVLTVFGVWAGFAGLLQLVAGVRRWRAVGAQWPMVLSGAQSMLAGVFMIARSIGGGGHPPAAVEIAPYAAFGAFYFLAAGISLALKGRKRG; encoded by the coding sequence ATGGCCCACGCCCCCGTCCATTCCGACGACGCCAACGCGCTCAAGCGCTACTATTTCCTGCGGGCCGGCGTGTCCGTCGCCTGGATCCTGGCCGCCGTCGCGGTGGGGGCGGGCAATCCGCTGGCCGCCGGCGTGCTGCTGGTCGCGTATCCGGCCTGGGACGCCCTGGCCAACGCCCTGGACGCCCGCTCGAACGGCGGCTTCCGGGCCAATCCGCCCCAGACCTTCAACGTGGCGGTCAGCCTGCTGGTCGCTGGCGCCGTACTGCTGGCGTTGCTGACGGAGCCGGGCCGGGTCCTGACCGTGTTCGGCGTGTGGGCCGGCTTCGCGGGCCTGCTGCAGCTGGTCGCCGGCGTCCGCCGCTGGCGCGCCGTGGGCGCGCAGTGGCCGATGGTGCTGAGCGGCGCCCAGTCGATGCTGGCCGGCGTCTTCATGATCGCCCGCTCGATCGGCGGCGGCGGCCATCCGCCGGCGGCCGTGGAGATCGCGCCCTACGCCGCGTTCGGGGCCTTCTACTTCCTGGCGGCGGGGATCTCGCTGGCGCTGAAGGGGCGCAAGCGGGGTTAG
- a CDS encoding nuclear transport factor 2 family protein: MDDEIRVIEGLYARFNARDIDGVLRQLTDDVAWANGMDGGHVHGHEGVRAYWTRQWSLISPHVEPVAFQRAEDGAVVAEVIQTIRNLDGAPSQDQAHGLKDKTVGHVFHLRDGKVARFDIQDG, translated from the coding sequence ATGGACGACGAAATCCGCGTGATCGAAGGGCTCTACGCGCGCTTCAACGCCCGCGACATCGACGGGGTGCTGCGCCAGCTGACCGACGACGTCGCCTGGGCCAACGGGATGGACGGCGGCCACGTCCATGGCCACGAGGGCGTCCGCGCCTACTGGACGCGTCAATGGAGCCTGATCAGCCCGCATGTCGAGCCCGTGGCCTTCCAGCGCGCCGAGGACGGGGCGGTGGTCGCCGAGGTGATCCAGACGATCCGCAACCTCGACGGCGCGCCGAGCCAGGATCAGGCGCACGGCCTTAAGGACAAGACGGTCGGCCACGTCTTCCACCTGCGCGACGGCAAGGTGGCCCGCTTCGACATCCAGGATGGCTAG
- a CDS encoding BolA family protein encodes MMGAVADTVRSKLTEAFSPSRLELVDDSDRHHGHAGHSGSGESHFNLRIEAEAFAGKARVMRQRMVMKVLADELAGPVHALSIIATAPGET; translated from the coding sequence ATCATGGGCGCCGTCGCCGACACCGTTCGCAGCAAGTTGACCGAGGCTTTTTCGCCCTCTCGCCTGGAATTGGTCGACGACAGCGACCGCCACCACGGCCATGCCGGCCACAGCGGTTCGGGCGAAAGTCACTTCAACCTGCGGATCGAGGCCGAGGCCTTCGCGGGCAAGGCCCGGGTGATGCGCCAGCGCATGGTCATGAAGGTGCTGGCCGACGAGCTGGCGGGCCCCGTCCACGCCCTTTCGATCATCGCCACGGCGCCCGGAGAAACGTAA
- the aroB gene encoding 3-dehydroquinate synthase, whose protein sequence is MIRTVSVGLGDRAYDVVIGPGLIDRAGERIAPVLGKRKRVAIVTDSNVGEHHGERLAVSLEKAGIAVDVISIPPGEESKSFEGLADLSDRLLALGLERGDQIVAFGGGVVGDLAGFAAAIYKRGIDFVQVPTTLLAQVDSSVGGKTAIDTPRGKNLIGAFHQPRLVLADLDVLCTLPARELACGYAEIVKYGLLGDFAFFEWLEKNVHAVLERDVDALVRAVGRSVEMKAEIVAEDEKEAGRRALLNLGHTFGHAIEAEMGFGDALKHGEAVGVGMAQAFRFSARQGLCPSQDAVRATVAIKAAGLPTTLAQVRSQPFSADALVAHCGQDKKAEGGALTFVLVRGIGDAFVAKDVDRAALKAFLIEEGAV, encoded by the coding sequence ATGATCCGCACCGTTTCCGTGGGCCTGGGCGACCGCGCCTATGACGTCGTCATCGGTCCGGGCCTGATCGACCGGGCCGGCGAGCGGATCGCGCCGGTCTTGGGCAAGCGCAAGCGCGTGGCCATCGTCACCGACTCGAACGTCGGCGAGCATCACGGCGAACGCCTGGCCGTCTCGCTGGAGAAGGCCGGGATCGCCGTCGATGTGATCAGCATCCCGCCGGGCGAAGAGAGCAAGAGCTTCGAGGGCTTGGCCGACCTGTCCGACCGCCTGCTGGCCCTGGGCCTGGAGCGTGGCGACCAGATCGTGGCCTTCGGCGGCGGCGTGGTCGGCGACCTGGCCGGCTTCGCGGCGGCGATCTACAAGCGCGGCATCGACTTCGTGCAGGTGCCGACCACCCTGCTGGCCCAGGTCGACAGCTCGGTCGGCGGCAAGACCGCCATCGACACCCCGCGCGGCAAGAACCTGATCGGCGCCTTCCACCAGCCGCGCCTCGTCCTGGCCGACCTGGACGTGCTGTGCACCCTGCCCGCCCGCGAGCTGGCCTGCGGCTACGCCGAGATCGTCAAGTACGGCCTGCTGGGCGACTTCGCCTTCTTCGAATGGCTGGAGAAGAACGTCCACGCGGTGCTGGAGCGCGACGTCGACGCCCTGGTCCGCGCGGTTGGCCGCAGCGTCGAGATGAAGGCCGAGATCGTCGCCGAGGACGAGAAGGAGGCCGGCCGCCGCGCCCTGCTGAACCTGGGCCACACCTTCGGCCACGCGATCGAGGCCGAGATGGGCTTCGGCGACGCCCTCAAGCACGGCGAGGCGGTCGGCGTGGGCATGGCCCAGGCGTTCCGCTTCTCGGCCCGGCAGGGCCTGTGCCCCAGCCAGGACGCCGTCCGCGCCACCGTCGCCATCAAGGCCGCCGGCCTGCCGACCACCCTGGCCCAGGTCCGCTCCCAGCCCTTCTCGGCCGACGCCCTGGTCGCCCACTGCGGCCAGGACAAGAAGGCCGAGGGCGGCGCCCTGACCTTCGTCCTCGTGCGCGGCATCGGCGACGCCTTCGTGGCCAAGGACGTGGACCGCGCCGCGCTGAAGGCTTTCCTGATCGAGGAAGGCGCGGTTTAG
- a CDS encoding response regulator, translated as MTTLSSLKVLVVEDEALVSMLVEDMLTDLGCAIVGPAAEIEEALRLANSAEIDAALLDVNLGGRPIFPVADALKARGVPFAFASGYGEAGLTEDHRGATVLQKPFREADLRRVLESLVGQTA; from the coding sequence ATGACTACACTCTCGTCCCTCAAGGTCCTGGTCGTCGAAGACGAGGCGCTGGTCTCGATGCTGGTCGAGGACATGCTGACCGATCTGGGCTGCGCGATCGTCGGCCCGGCGGCCGAGATCGAGGAAGCCCTGCGCCTGGCAAACTCGGCCGAGATCGACGCGGCCCTGCTGGACGTCAATCTGGGCGGCCGGCCGATCTTCCCAGTCGCCGACGCCCTGAAGGCGCGCGGCGTGCCCTTCGCCTTCGCCAGCGGCTACGGCGAGGCGGGCCTGACCGAGGACCACAGGGGCGCGACGGTGCTGCAGAAGCCCTTCCGCGAGGCCGACCTGCGCCGCGTCCTGGAAAGCCTGGTCGGCCAGACGGCCTGA
- a CDS encoding MarR family winged helix-turn-helix transcriptional regulator, with protein sequence MYLDENARKGPDVMELDVLSTPGHLISLASRGFTRLSEARLKPLGFGVGHLPVLVALRDGQASTQRDLARFARTEQPPMAQMLARMERDGLIARTPDPADGRSSLITLTQAAQARLPDAIDTLLQGNREVLSGFTDAETAQLVDLLTRLIANLDRIASAEG encoded by the coding sequence ATGTATCTCGACGAGAACGCGCGCAAGGGGCCGGACGTGATGGAACTGGACGTACTTTCGACGCCGGGACACCTGATCAGCCTGGCGTCGCGCGGCTTCACGCGGCTGAGCGAGGCGCGGCTGAAGCCGCTGGGCTTCGGCGTCGGTCACCTGCCGGTGCTGGTCGCGCTGCGGGACGGCCAGGCCAGCACGCAGCGGGATCTCGCCCGCTTCGCCCGCACCGAGCAGCCGCCGATGGCCCAGATGCTGGCCCGCATGGAGCGCGACGGCCTGATCGCGCGCACGCCCGACCCGGCCGACGGCCGCAGCAGCCTCATCACCTTGACCCAGGCCGCCCAGGCGCGCCTGCCAGACGCCATCGACACCCTGCTTCAGGGCAATCGCGAGGTGCTGAGCGGCTTCACCGACGCGGAGACCGCGCAGCTGGTCGACCTGCTGACCCGCCTGATCGCCAACTTGGACCGGATCGCCAGCGCCGAGGGCTAG
- a CDS encoding J domain-containing protein, with amino-acid sequence MNRPFEYRPKFTDIRVRPPKKGEDDPVNDVLGLKPGEKRCDHPDCRLAGSTKAPKSRDLPNQHYWFCQQHAAEYNKNWNFYAGMSEAQIRAAQEAERMTGGRPTWSFKADANSREAAAAAARDARAFADPFGIFRAQQRRAESQRTAAERSLGKLERQALADLDLEAGADSAAIKAKYKELLKRCHPDANGGDRSAEHKLQRVIKAYKQLQKSGMVKS; translated from the coding sequence ATGAACCGGCCGTTCGAGTACCGTCCCAAATTCACCGACATCCGGGTCCGGCCGCCCAAGAAGGGCGAGGACGACCCGGTGAACGACGTCCTGGGCCTCAAGCCCGGCGAAAAGCGCTGCGATCATCCCGACTGTCGTTTGGCGGGATCGACCAAGGCGCCGAAGTCGCGCGACCTGCCAAACCAGCACTACTGGTTCTGTCAGCAGCACGCGGCCGAGTACAATAAGAACTGGAACTTCTACGCCGGCATGAGCGAGGCGCAGATTCGCGCGGCCCAGGAGGCCGAGCGGATGACCGGCGGTCGTCCGACCTGGAGCTTCAAGGCCGACGCCAATTCGCGCGAGGCCGCCGCCGCCGCCGCCCGCGACGCCCGCGCCTTCGCCGACCCGTTCGGCATCTTCCGCGCCCAGCAGCGCCGCGCCGAATCACAGCGCACGGCCGCCGAACGCAGCCTGGGCAAGCTGGAGCGGCAGGCCCTGGCCGACCTGGACCTGGAAGCCGGCGCCGACAGCGCGGCGATCAAGGCCAAGTACAAGGAGCTGCTCAAGCGCTGCCACCCCGACGCCAACGGCGGCGACCGCAGCGCCGAGCACAAGCTGCAGCGGGTCATCAAGGCCTACAAGCAGCTGCAGAAGTCGGGAATGGTGAAGTCCTGA
- a CDS encoding MarR family winged helix-turn-helix transcriptional regulator, whose translation MSDYIPTLDQQLCFSLYGASMAINRAYKPLLDALEITYPQYLVLSALWETDGLSVGAIGERLGLDSSNVTPLVKRMEGAGLVSRVRNPADERQVVVSLTDAGRDLQVRSTCLGQTLFAAGGMSIEQLVRLNKDVQAFRDSVARFVSDAPKP comes from the coding sequence GTGTCCGACTACATCCCCACGCTCGACCAGCAGCTTTGCTTCTCGCTGTACGGCGCCAGCATGGCGATCAACCGCGCCTACAAGCCGCTGCTGGACGCCCTGGAGATCACCTATCCGCAGTACCTGGTGCTCAGCGCCCTGTGGGAGACCGACGGCCTTTCGGTCGGCGCCATCGGTGAACGGCTGGGCCTGGACTCCAGCAACGTCACGCCGCTGGTCAAGCGCATGGAGGGCGCGGGCCTGGTCAGCCGCGTCCGCAATCCCGCCGACGAGCGTCAGGTGGTGGTCAGCCTGACCGACGCCGGCCGCGACCTGCAGGTCCGTAGCACCTGCCTGGGCCAGACCCTGTTCGCCGCCGGCGGCATGAGCATCGAACAGCTGGTGCGGCTGAACAAGGACGTCCAGGCGTTCAGGGACTCGGTCGCGCGCTTTGTCAGCGACGCGCCGAAGCCTTAG
- a CDS encoding HlyC/CorC family transporter — translation MLTALLGLAPVVIALLTLSALFSAAETSMTGASRARMHQLEREGDRPARRVNKLLSDQETMIGAVLLGNNLINILASALATQVLTTLIPGPWGVAVATAVMTVLVLVFAEVLPKTVAIIRSDDVARTLSGPTLLVVRLFGPIIYAIQWIVRRTLRVFGVKLDMAVDVLAAHEEIRGAVDYHHSEGLVESGDRRMLGGVLDLSDMDVSEIMVHRKSMVLLDAGLPARDLVREVLEAQHTRVPVYRDEPDNIVGVLHARDLLKALAESPNGVEGLDIAAILREPWFIPDTTNLKDQLNAFLKRKSHFALVVDEYGALQGLVTLEDILEEIVGEIDDEHDTSLEGVRRQADGSVNVDGHVTVRDLNRAMDWRLPEGEAVTIAGLVIHEAQMIPEPGQTFIFHRHRFQVFRRQRNQITALRISAPLDDDNEL, via the coding sequence ATGCTGACCGCCCTCCTCGGCCTCGCCCCCGTCGTCATCGCGCTGCTGACGCTCTCGGCCCTCTTCTCGGCGGCCGAGACCTCGATGACCGGCGCCAGCCGGGCGCGGATGCACCAGCTGGAGCGCGAGGGCGATCGGCCCGCGCGGCGCGTCAACAAGCTGCTGTCCGACCAGGAGACGATGATCGGGGCCGTCCTGCTGGGCAACAACCTGATCAACATCCTGGCCTCGGCCCTGGCGACCCAGGTGCTGACCACCCTGATCCCCGGCCCCTGGGGCGTGGCCGTGGCGACGGCGGTGATGACCGTGCTCGTCCTGGTCTTCGCCGAGGTGCTGCCCAAGACCGTGGCCATCATCCGCTCGGACGACGTGGCGCGCACCCTGTCAGGCCCCACCCTGCTGGTCGTGCGCCTGTTCGGCCCGATCATCTACGCCATCCAGTGGATCGTCCGCCGCACCCTGCGCGTCTTCGGCGTCAAGCTGGACATGGCCGTCGACGTGCTGGCCGCCCACGAGGAGATCCGCGGCGCGGTCGACTACCACCACTCCGAGGGCCTGGTCGAAAGCGGCGACCGGCGGATGCTGGGCGGGGTGCTGGACCTGTCGGACATGGACGTCTCGGAGATCATGGTCCACCGCAAGTCGATGGTCCTGCTGGACGCCGGCCTGCCCGCCCGCGACCTGGTGCGGGAGGTGCTGGAAGCCCAGCACACCCGCGTGCCGGTCTATCGCGACGAGCCCGACAACATCGTCGGCGTGCTGCACGCCCGCGACCTGCTCAAGGCCCTGGCCGAGTCGCCGAACGGGGTCGAGGGCCTGGACATCGCCGCCATCCTGCGCGAGCCGTGGTTCATCCCCGACACGACGAACCTGAAGGACCAGCTCAACGCCTTCCTCAAGCGCAAGAGCCACTTCGCCCTGGTCGTCGACGAGTACGGCGCCCTGCAGGGCCTGGTGACGCTGGAGGACATCCTCGAGGAGATCGTCGGCGAGATCGACGACGAACACGACACCAGCCTGGAGGGCGTGCGCCGTCAGGCCGACGGCTCGGTCAATGTCGACGGCCACGTCACCGTGCGCGACCTGAACCGGGCCATGGACTGGCGCCTGCCCGAGGGCGAGGCCGTGACGATCGCCGGCCTGGTCATCCACGAGGCCCAGATGATCCCCGAACCCGGCCAGACCTTCATCTTCCACCGTCACCGTTTCCAGGTGTTCCGTCGACAGAGAAACCAGATCACGGCCCTGCGGATCAGCGCACCTCTGGACGACGACAACGAACTCTGA
- the cdd gene encoding cytidine deaminase codes for MSAVTSPTDLEIEAARILPDLLSRSYARYSKFTVAAAVIDDEGRVHYGVNVENAAYPVGTCAEQTAIGAMITAGGSRGIAKVLIAAGTDAVVQPCGGCRQRIAEFAGQTCEIISVQGGAPTERVAFWSLLPHSFGPRDLD; via the coding sequence ATGAGCGCCGTCACTTCTCCGACCGACCTTGAAATCGAAGCCGCGCGGATCCTGCCGGACCTGCTGTCGCGATCGTACGCGCGCTATTCGAAATTCACGGTGGCCGCGGCGGTGATCGACGACGAGGGACGGGTCCACTACGGCGTCAATGTCGAGAACGCCGCCTATCCGGTCGGGACCTGCGCCGAGCAGACGGCGATCGGGGCGATGATCACGGCCGGCGGCTCGCGCGGCATCGCCAAGGTCCTGATCGCGGCCGGCACCGACGCCGTCGTCCAGCCCTGCGGCGGCTGCCGCCAGCGCATCGCCGAGTTCGCCGGCCAGACCTGCGAGATCATCTCGGTGCAGGGCGGCGCGCCGACCGAGCGGGTCGCCTTCTGGTCCCTGCTGCCCCACTCTTTCGGTCCCCGCGACCTGGACTGA